The stretch of DNA TGCCCGGGGCGGTGCTGCCCGGGGCCGCGGGTCTGTTTAAAACGATAGAGCGGGAAGCTCTTCTCTatcttactgaagaaaaatgcagtctCTTAGGATTTTCTCTATCTTGGTTTCTTTTCAGGACACTTCGGTACGTTCCTGAAGGCTCCCAGGACAAAATCATCTCCGACGAAGATGTCTTTGAAACGCTGCTGAAATTATTTACAGCGCTGTTCGTAAATGACTTCAGCAGGCAGGCGCCTGCCCTGGCCCTGCTCCCGGAGGTTGAGCATAGGTACTCGCAGTTACGGAGCGCAGAGCTGGAGCAGGCGGCAGGGAGTTCGCGGAACCGGCAGAGCCAGCAGGTGCTTAGCCCGGACGAGGTCCTGTTCCGCACGCTGGGGTTCAGCGTCACTCGAGACCGGAGttccctgctttctgctgggaCCGGAGTCTTTGTTAGCAAAGGCTTTGTGCCGAAAGGGACGGTTGTGTCCATGTATCCTGGTAATGAGACTTTCTTACTTCTGCCTGAGTTCACGTCATTTCCAACCATCTAGTTGTAGAATGCCGAAGTGCTatactaaattttattttacaggttTTGTTCTGTCATTCTGTAACAGCATCACAAGTTAGGATGGACGAGGATATTTTCTtgtatgtttttcaaaaaagcaaagcacatcaGATGAGGAAGGGAATCTTATTTATAGGAAAATCATTCCAGGTCTGACTTTTCTGTTGCTAGAGAAGTTGTTCCAGATTCTTTAAACACAATTGTGTGGGTGCAACTTCAAGCCGGTGAACAATTTAGGTTAATTCTTTGGGGATTCTGTTTTGTATATGTGCCTGAAAAAATGGCTCCGAGGTATCCTCACGGGTGAGCAGACAAGTATGTACTGGAGAATGAAACTAAAGCCCTCATTACTGGAACTCTGTTCCGTTAAGCATCATTACAGACATGCATTTCTCCACTCCTGCACTTTTCTTGGATCTGTATTtgcttacatttctgaaaacagtttgTAATTCTGTCATTACTCTCTGAGGCTGATCACTTGGCCATGGTGTTTTACCCACCACTCGCATAGACACTGTGCACAGACCTCCTTCATGATTTCCACCAGTGGCTTCCCTTTGGATTGCCTCCTCTGATGTAGATCTTATCACAGAAAGATGTATCTTTAGATGCAAAGAGATACTAAAGATAACGGCTTGGAGGCTTAGAGTCAATGTCGTGAGCTGGGAGAATCGATCTCAAACCCCTCGTGTCTCTGAGTTTCTGTGTAGAGAAGACTGAAAGATGTTGTGGGtccattcttatttttcttcgGAAATAATCATATCTGTCTCGCAACAGGTACAGTGTACAGAAAGCACGAGCCCATCTTTTTCCAGTCGCTTTGcaatccatttatttttaggtGCATAGATGGTATTCTTATTGATGGGAACGATAAAGGACTGTCAAGATCGGTGTACAGGTAAGCAATCAAAAAGGGGAATGGCActcaaaatggaattttaaaaggtAGTACAAATAGTGTCTGTTCTCTTGTCATACCCTAATTTGAGTTATATTTGACATGTTATCCTCTTCTGTGTGTCtcataaaacaaacagcacaaggGTAAGGGCTGCTGGTTGTGATGTTATGTGTGTATTATGATGTTATCTGTAATGCCAGCAGGAAGCACTTTGATGAAAATGATGTTACAGGGGCAGTTTCTTATAAAGACAAGAGTTAATAGGAACAGAACATagcataattttctttttaattctctttaCTCAAATCTGCTTAGTggatggggaaaaacagcttcCATACGGACTTGGTAAGAGCGAAGGGGTGAATCTGGCAGCTCCGTGTTGGGGCTGCAGATGGGCAGCACGCGAGGGAGCAGCAGCCTTTAGAGTAAGCATGGAGCTGACTGAACTGGGCTGCCCTAGCTTATCTTAAATACAACTTGCAGAATTCTTGTGGAGCAGTTCCTGTGTTTAAATATGGCATGAAAATAAACTTGGTAACAAGGAAAGAAGACCTAAAATAAGGGCTAGCTGATAACAGCTTTGAAAGCCAAGAATAAATTTGTTGTTGGTACTGTAATGAGCCTTCACATCTTTGGAGATCAACAAGATGTATTGCTGCTCCCGTGACAGTGAAGTTTGATGTGGATTTCTGCAATTGTACATGGTGCTTTCACGCTTGTTCTTCTGGCATTCGGGAGACACTGCACACTGGTGGGAGGTTTAAATGTACTTCTTAAGGTTTGATCAAGGGATTGCTCCCCCTGCTTCCACATGGCTGTTTGTACAGGTGTATGCACGCGTCCCTTGGTAAGGACGGAGCGGGGAGACATTAACACCGTGCGTCCTTTCAGGTCTTGCAGCTGGAGGGATCAGCTTGGCCCCTTTCAGATGAGTGATGTGAGCTGGCTCACGGCTGCTCCACAAAACCCACTGGCGGTGGGACAGTATGTGAACAACTGCTCCTATGGTAAGTTACCACAAGGGTTGGGTTTGCCTGTATGGGAATAGATTAGTTTGCAGGTGGCACACAGAATCAGATACTGATGGGTGATGggaagcagaactgctgcttaAGATAAACACTTGGGAGATTGTTTGGGAAGCCTTTTGTGAGAACTGGGCATCAGAATCCTCCAGTGCAGCAACCCTTCAAATATCCGTGAGCTTTTCTTGCTGACTCCCCTAGCATCTCCCTGAGgataagcagaaagaaaagcgTGCATCCCCAAATGCAAGTCAGCGGGAAGGGGTATCTGGCAATGGAATTTTGGATTGAGGCAGTATGCAGAGTTACAGATTGAGATCCTGAGTACTGTTCCATCAGACTTCTTGAGAAAACTGTGCGTGAAGTGACATCTAGTGTCGCTGTACAGTTTGGCCTagaataatttaagaaatagaTTAAGAACAGCCTAAGAAAGGAGTGCACAGATTCTAATCATTAGTGTTAGAGTAGTGGGACATGAAGagtactattttattttttctgcctcACAGTATGTGTTAGCCCTTACGTTTGAGGGGGTGAACCAGCTGACTCATGCAGATGGTCGTGAGATATAGAAAGTTTAATGGTTGCTATACCTAGCCTGTAAGTGGCTTTCAGAGCCTGCACTATACCTGCTATCCTGTGTAACACAGAAAAGTTTCTGGAGTAATGAACCACAGACTGACTGGCATAAAGACCAAGCTCTCACATGAACCTCTTTTTTCCAGTCCTAACATCCatgtaaagaaaattattattttgctacTGCACAGATAGTGATTTTCTTCATGGCTGTCTTTGACGCATAGTTTGTCAAAATAAACATTGACTCCaagatagcttttttttttttttttttttaaacataataaGTAAAGGTCATAGATATCAACACTGTAAACTGTCCCTGGTGCTATGTGTCCTTTACCCCCTCATGTCTGATAGTCATCCTGTTTAATGTAGTGAGGATAAAATAACCTTCAGTAGCTGGCTGTGTATCTTTTGTGTAAATTCAAAACAGGACTCCAGATGAGTGTAGTAGCTCTTGTCAGGGTGTGCTTTTCAGTCTTGATGAAGTGTCTGGTACTTTtgcagtatttattattttcacacAACTTTTACACCTATCTAAGACTTACTGAGCATCATaggatcattttttttctttttttttttcctagaaaaagcAGCCAATGTATGTTATCAGGAGTTTGATGTGCCAAGACATTTTCCTGTAGAACTGAAACAGTATCTTCCAAATGTCGTCTACAGCCACGAGATAGAGAGGTTAGCAGTGAGCCGAACAGCTCATAGATTTGTGTGATACAAAGCGTGCTGCAtgtgtagaaaaagaaaaacatggttGAAGGGAATATTAGTCCATGAGAAGATGGTAAAGAAGATTTAGCTCTTGGAATAGACACATTTAAAGTAACTTACAAGActattctttttgttcttttcttctacGTGTTTGCAAAAGAGATCAGTATAGCTCTGACTTCATGATTTTACAAGCAGTAATCTTGCACTAAGGTGGGATTTTTCTGAATCCCATTAAGCACGTTATATTCCACTTATGTTACAGTAATGTGACTTTTCAATATGTGTTTCAAATTTAGTTAGTAACCTGCAACCAATCAAAGCTCTTCTAAGGCAGCTGAGACTTCGGTTTCTCACTCCCCTGTTCTCCGTGTCTTCTGCTTATGGAAGGAACATTTGAAGAATCTAAAAGGAATTTGTACTGAGACAAATTAAATGCTGTGCAGCATAAAGGGGCATGCCTTCTGGTTATGCTGCACAATTCAGGCATCCTTGTTACAAACTGAAATTCCACCTCTtctagaatttaaaatattttgacagcTGTAAGAGACTTTTGGTTGGAGATGTGAGAAAAAGTGACAATTAGATTAGTATTTGTACAGTGATGTAGTCAAGAGTATCTTTCAAGCTGCAAAGAAGTGAGTTGTAAATGTTGGTTCTGAATTTAAACACTAAAGAATTTGCACTTTTTAGTCCTTTTGCTACTGTGGGAACCACACAGTTCTCTTCATCTGAAGGATGTGTAAGGACTTTAGAGGTGGTCATTCAGCCTTTTAATCTAATTCTGGTGCTATATTAAAACTCTGAAATTCGGTTGTTGAGTGTTACAGTGCATACTGGAAAAATGATTCTTCTGAttgatcgtagaatcatagaatcaagtCTAAGATTATTGATCTTAGACTTTATTGAGGCAAGGTTATACGTGCACTTGTAAGCTGCAGATAAAGAAATGCTAGTAAAAGAAGAGGTAAGATGAACTTTAAGAAAAGCTGGCTGTTGTACTTAAAGTTTGAAAGCACAGTGAGGAGAACTAAGCCATGGGGCTGCTTTTGGATGGGGAATTTTGTTGTCTTCCTTGGCATCTGTCCAAGAAAATATAATCTCATCAGTTCTCGCAATGCCCAGCCACTAGAGAAGTGATCCTGTCCTCTTCTACAAGTGTTCTTCTGTCTGATACTGATAAATACAGTTCTAATGATACTGCTAATCTGATTTCTAAATCATTCTCCATTGTAAAAGAGTTCTTAgtatttgtttgtctttgttgttggttgatttgtttcagaatggtctcactaattttttttaacagaggaGATTATTTGGAATGATGCTattctttgctttcatgttcCTCAGCATCAGAAGAGTGTGCCCTCTTTCCtagaacagatttttcagctTTAGGACGTGGTCACTTACTTAATGATTCTTGAAGGAAGTTTCAGACAGAGATTACTAAATTATTCTATAAGAAGACTGTTTGGCAGCCACTGATTTCATCTTGGGGTTTATGGAGGGTTCTGTCATTGCTGCGTGTTCTAGCAGGTTACTTGTCGAAGTTCAGAGCTGTCTGTCTGGGTTTTGTTTCCATGCCAGTGGGTTTAGCTAACTGGCACATGTGAGTGTGCACGTCTGAAAAAGCGTTTTCTGCTCCATTAACTTTCCTGCTATATATGTTTTCCTCTGTCTGGATTAGTTCGTTTCTTTTCTGAGTAATTGTGTGAACGGAAACATTATTTGCATACCCGCATCAGCTGCACTTGGCATTGATACCGGTTTTGATTCTGTTTGCCTGTATTTCAGAGTTGTTTTCACAGGCTCCCTGCCATCTAATTGTTCATTtccatgttttgcttttcttttcagtcacCTGAGGTGTGTAGTGCTTGTCACTCTCAGAGACATCAAGCGAGGAGAAGAACTTTTTTCTAATTACTACACTATTGTCAATTGAATTCATAAATTTGGAACTGTcaataaaatactgtttgtgTACATCAAGCTTCATAAGCATTTTTACACAATGAGCTCGTAATTTTAACATCTAGAAAGCAAGCTGCAGGCCTGTGTTTCCCTGAGTTAGTCCACAGTGGATGCAGTAGAGAAGGCTGACATCACTGGGTTTGCAGCTAACTGCTATGTTTATTGCTTTTCAGCTGTCCATACAATAGCTTCAGCAAGTGAAAATGTTCAGTTAATGGCATTTAATCTTCCAGTTTACACAGttgtctctgtctct from Numida meleagris isolate 19003 breed g44 Domestic line chromosome Z, NumMel1.0, whole genome shotgun sequence encodes:
- the SETD9 gene encoding SET domain-containing protein 9 isoform X2, with the translated sequence MRGRRRRSTAVRETAAGMVVLRGLRRRWEAYKYRFVPWLAFNVRRQRRTLRYVPEGSQDKIISDEDVFETLLKLFTALFVNDFSRQAPALALLPEVEHRYSQLRSAELEQAAGSSRNRQSQQVLSPDEVLFRTLGFSVTRDRSSLLSAGTGVFVSKGFVPKGTVVSMYPGTVYRKHEPIFFQSLCNPFIFRCIDGILIDGNDKGLSRSVYRSCSWRDQLGPFQMSDVSWLTAAPQNPLAVGQYVNNCSYVT
- the SETD9 gene encoding SET domain-containing protein 9 isoform X1 — encoded protein: MRGRRRRSTAVRETAAGMVVLRGLRRRWEAYKYRFVPWLAFNVRRQRRTLRYVPEGSQDKIISDEDVFETLLKLFTALFVNDFSRQAPALALLPEVEHRYSQLRSAELEQAAGSSRNRQSQQVLSPDEVLFRTLGFSVTRDRSSLLSAGTGVFVSKGFVPKGTVVSMYPGTVYRKHEPIFFQSLCNPFIFRCIDGILIDGNDKGLSRSVYRSCSWRDQLGPFQMSDVSWLTAAPQNPLAVGQYVNNCSYEKAANVCYQEFDVPRHFPVELKQYLPNVVYSHEIESHLRCVVLVTLRDIKRGEELFSNYYTIVN